aagaggaggaacctgaagaagaggaaccggaagaggagaaaccagaagaagaggagctggaagaagaagaggttccggaggaagaaatattaatacctatagtaaaacgattaaataaatcctcaaccaatggaccaaagttaaaaatggtcaatggtgtttccgccaaggaagcaaaatattgggaaattaccaattttctgatgaataggatcccgacgaggattccgatgatgttatagaaattaccccaactcaatttaataaggcaaaagagaataataagggaaagggcattaaaatagagaaacctgattccgaccctgatgaactttatgtgtatcgtaaacgcctgtatttcttagattttaacaataatccgggaacatctaggccaccaggtttttctaaaccatttgtgaaaatgacggctcgtattagagggtcaccatgtatccctaggaaattagccaaacgaaccaagtctgaagaagaagaaacgagtgagtcggaataaagagttgtaatcatgctgtgtaatatatgtattgttgtgtgcttgtacttttaagatatatgtaaaaattgcttgtattgtttgttaattatcttttacgaatctaatccttgtttattttacagtataaaaacaaaaatggacgttaaggatagacaaccaaaaattttagaagacctaccaggggatatgattgatgaaatcttgtctagagtcgggcagaattcatcagcacaattatttacagcgaaattagtttgtcgaacgtttgaaagacattccaggcatgccttagtttataagaggcttttctttgaaaaatggggtatatcacattggggagactttaagttacgccgagttttctttaaggcatttagtgcgggaaacccagatgcaattttacgctacgggttgagaaccgaTTTTGACtcaacctatcccaacataggacttcgtgtattagaaagagcttcaaacatgcaatttaaagaagcatgttatgcttacggattattaatgttcgcttctcaccaaattgagaaaaataacatcggattacaactgttaaataaaacattcccacaagtgacggattcagtagttggggtgagaaacaaggtttttagattgttacagggctgttgggcattacgtaaccctcgtccttttgacgacgttacaacatgctgcctagccaacggccacaacggttattttccacaagaccaaggatgggaaataatattagtaaaaccagaatgtatgacctgtttctggacctatgaattacgtgtttttattgcctttgctgaacgacttgcgtattaactgaaattgtcttcgcaactaccttgtatcaaagttattgtgtgctatatttcatgctatatgtaaaattgcGGTATTATACGttcgtaaaatattgtataaaagtttgagcgcgaaatattattatcagtttttcatatagaattgtagtagttgaattgtatattagctgctaagtatgaacttaacgggtaggtactactcgaattataaattataaaacgctaatataaagaaaaagcttttataaatgagttcatatcatgctacgaaatactattaactactcttaatattctgtatgattaacttaattcatttgattatttttgaaggaaatggcaccgactactcgaaatactctgaatatgaccgaggaagacttccgtgtttttcttgctgcaAATGTagtcgcagtgcaggctgcaatgcgaaATAACATCAATAACTCTGAAACTATCAATGGATCTAACGCcactagaaatcgtgtaggatgctcctacaaagaattcactgcctgcaaacctttggaatttgatggaaccgagggtccaatcggattgaaacggtggaccgagaaggttgaatctgtgtttaccataagtaaatgtattgaagaagacaaagtaaattacgctacacatacctttacaggtactgcgttaacatggtggaatacctatctcgagaaggtaggacaagatgctgcttacgcactaccgtggtcagcattcaagcacttgatgaacgagcagtatcatcccagaaacgaggtcaataatctcaaggtagagcttagaggattacgaatgcaaggttttgatatcaccacgtatgaacgacgattcacagagttgtgcctgttGTGTCCCAgagcgttcgaagacgaagaagagaagatcgacgcatttgtaaaagggttaccggaaaggattcaagaagatgtgagttcacacgagcccacctccatacaaaaggcaagtcgaatggctcacaaactagtgaaccaaattgagggtaggattaaagagcaggcggccgaagaggccaaaacgaagcaagtcaagagaaagtgggaagaaaccagtgacaagagtcaccaatacaacaacaaaaatcacaaccataatcgcaacaactatcccaacaaccacaacatcaaccgtaacaacaacaatcgcaatcccaacaactactacaacaaacatcccaacaacaataattacaataaacgccccaataacaacaacaacaatcccaataacaatctcaataacaacaatggtgacaacaatcagaaaactccatgctataggtgtgatggATATCATCTGGATAAATACTATAAggttgtatgtaccaaatgtaaaagACCGGGTCATGATGCGACGAAGTGTGAAACTTTCGGACCAACGACTGGAGGAACAAATAACGCCCACATtgtttgtttcggatgcgggaagaaggggcacttcaaaactacgtgcccaaatcaggggaatactaatgagcaagaccgcggaagagttttcaatattaatgcggcagaagcgcaggaagacccggagcttgttatgggtatgtttcttattgacaataaacctgcttatgttttatttgattcgagtgcggatagaagctatatgagtagggatttttgtgctaaattaagttgtccagtgacacctttggataataaatttttactcaaattagccaacggcaaattaatttcagcagataatatatgtcgaaatcgagaaattaaacaggttaccgaaatgtttaagattgatttgataccagtagatttagggagttttgatgtgataatcggcatggactggttgagagaagtgaaagcagagatcgtttgttacaaaaatgcaattcgcattgtacgagataaaggaaaacccttaatggtgtacggagaaaagtgcaacgcgaagctaaatcttattagtaattttgaaggcgcagaaactaataagaaaaggttgctatgctgttctagcacacgtcgagaaaatcaaTACCGAAGAAAatgacatcagtgatgttcccgtcgaaaaagaatttcccgatgtattttcgaaagaattatcgggactacctccataccgatccgttgaatttcaaatagatcttgtaccaggagctgcaccgatagctcgtgctccatacagactcgtacccagcaaaatgaaggaactccagagccaattgcaagaacttttagagcgtggtttcattcgaccaagcacatcaccgtggggagctcctgttttgtttgtcaaaaagaaggatggtacattcaggttgtgtatcgactaccgagagttgaacaaacttaccatcaagaaccgttatccactactaagaatcgacgacttatttgatcaactacaaggctcgtcagtttattcgaagatcaatttacgttctgggtatcatcaaatgcgggtgaaggaagatgatattccgaagactgcttttagaacacgttacggtcattacgagtttatggttatgccatttgggttgactaacgcaccagctgtgttcacggaccttatgaactgagtgtgtggaccatatcttgacaagtttgtcactgtcttcatcgatgacatacttatttactcaaagaatgatcaagaacacgaagaacatttaagaaaagtgctagaattgttgatgaaagaaaaactgtacgctaagttttcaaagtgtgcattttggttggaagaagttcaattcctcggacacgtagtgaacaaagaaggtattcaggttgatccgtcaaagattgaaaccgttaaaaactgggaaaccccaaaaactccgaagcatatacgccaatttttaggtttggctggttactacagaagattcatccaagatttttccaaaatagcaaaacccttgactgcattaacgcataaagggaagaaatttaaatggaaggatgagcaggagaaagcgtttcaattgttgaagaaaaagttaactacgacacctatattatcattgcctgaagggaatgatgattttgtgatttattgtgacgcatcaaagcaaggtctcggttgtgtattaatgcaacgaacaaaagtaattacttatgcatccagacaattgaagattcacgagcaaaattatacgactcacgatttggaattaggcgctgttgtttttgcattaaagaattgaaggcactacctatatggggtcaaaagtattatatacaccgaccacaaaagtctccaacatatatttaatcagaaacaactgaacatgagacagcgtaggtggattgaactgttgaatgattacgactttgagatttgttaccacccggggaaggtaaatgtggtagccgacgccttgaccaGAAAGGATAgtgaacctatacgagtaaaagctatgaatataattattcatactaaccttactactcaaataaaagaggcacaacaggaggttataaaagggggaaagttgaaggatgaaatacccaaaggatcggaaaaacatcttaatattctggaagacggaacccggtatagggctgaaagaatttgggtaccaaagtttggagatatgagaaaaatggtacttaaggaagcacataaaaccagatactcaatacatcctggagcgggaaagatgtacaaagatctcaagaaacacttttggtggccgggtatgaaagccgatattgctaaatacgtaggagaatgtttaacttgttctaaggtcaaagatgaacatcagaaaccatcaggtctacttcaacaacctgaaatcccggaatggaaatgggaaaacattaccatggatttcattactaaattgccaaggactgtaagtggttatgatactatttgggtaatagtcgatcgtctcaccaagtcagcacactttctaccaatgagagaagatgataaaatggaaaagttgacgcgtttatacttgaaggaagtcgtctccagacatggaataccaatctctattatctctgatagagatggcagatttgtttcaaggttttggcagacattacagcaagcattgggaactcgtctagatatgagtactgcctatcatccacaaactgatggtcagagtgaaaggacgatatatacgcttgaagacatgctacgagcatgtgttattgattttggaaacagttgggatcgacacctaccgttagcagaattttcctacaacaacagttaccactcgagtatcgaaatggcaccgttcgaagcactttatggtagaaagtgcaggtctccgatttgttggagtgaggtaggggatagacagattacgggtccaaagataattcaagaaactaccgagaaaatcatccaaattcaacaacggttgaaaaccgcccagagtcgaaaaaatagctacgcggaccttaaaagaaaagatatagaatttgaaattggggagatggtcatgcttaaggtttcaccttggaaaggtgttgttcgatttggtaaatggggaaaactaaatccaagattatagatcgtgtcggaccagtagcctaccgacttgaattacctcaacaactcgccaatgtacataataccttccacgtctcaaatttaaagaaatgcttagccaaagaagatctcactattcctttagacgaaatcaaaatcaacaaaaaactacaattcgttgaagaacccgtcgagataatggatcgtgaggttaaaagactcaagcaaaacaagataccgatcgttaaggttcgatggaatgctcgtaggggacccgagttcacctgggagcatgaagatcaaatgaagctgaaatacccgtacctatttccagaagatgcgtcaacaccttcaacagcttaaaatttcgggacgaaatttatttaacgggtaggtactgtagtgacccgaacttttccatgtttatatatattaaatgaaattgatatttacatgattaaatgtttccaacatgttaagaaatcaaacttgttaagacttgattaattgaaatgagtttatgtagtcaattgatcacccaagttgaccggcgattcacgaacgtttaaacttgtaacaactacatgatatatatatatatatatatatatatatatatatatatatatatatatatatatatatatatatatatatatatatatatatatatatatatatatatatatatagttaacatgagaattatcataagtaagtatcacactaagtatattaacaatgagttatatacataaaaatgagactattgaattaagaaactcgaaacgatatatataacgattatcgttataacaacgtcttactaaatacatatgaatcatattaagatattgatacactatgtttaacataataaaatgataattaaatatatcactaagtgtgttaacaataaactacatatgtaaaacaagactactaacttaagagtttcgaaacgaattatatatgtaacgattatcgttgtaacgacgttttaatatatatatatatatatatatatatatatatatatatatatatatatatatatatatatatatatattgtattaagatatattcatacaccatgttatcatgataatatgataatttaacatctcattagatataataaacaatgggttaactacattaaatgagattgttaacttaaaagtttcaagacaacacttacatgtaacgactaacggtgacttaacgactcagttaaaatgtatatacatgtagtgtattaagttatattaatacacttttgaaagacttcaagacatatatcaaaacactcatacttaacaaaaatgcttacaattacattctcattcattttcatcaacaattctactcatattcattcagtcttcgtactcgtattatacccagcttctagacgtacttactatgggtatataccaataggaactagcatgggattccactcttgattatgtcatgcatgactaataaagtttaacttctaccatgaactagtcaactaacaagaattccttttaaccccactcaccactcaccattcacttcatttcatttccattttcgtttctaattctctctcaacacacacatacaactatgaacgaatttttccagtaaccaaatcatcattttcatcaaaaactacttcaagaatcaagctataatcatcataggaagaacacttcaagaacacttcgaaaatcctttcaagtttgcaagtatacttctaagctttctaatccattctaagtaattatctaagatcaagaaacctttgttatttatagtaggttatctttcttattcaaggtaaaactcatatccaaactttgattcaattcctataactataactatcttaattcgaatagaaatcttacttgaacttgttttcgtgtcatgattctacttcaagaactttcaagccatccaaggatcctttgaagctagatcatttcttgtcacttccagtaggtttacctacaaaacgtgaggtagtaatgatgttcataacatcattcgattcatatatatataactatcttattcgaagatttaaacttgtaatcactagaacacagtttagttaattctaaacttgtttgcaaacaaagttaatccttctaaattaacttttaaaatcaactaaacacgtgttctatatctatatgatatgctaacttaatgatttaaaacctggaaacacgaagaacaccgtaaaactggacaccgggggctgttttggtttggataattaaaaactatgataaactttgatttaaaagctatacttctggaaaaatgatttttcttatgaacatgaaactatatccaaaaatcatggttaaactcaaagtggaagtatgtttttcaaaatggtcatcaagacgtcgttctttcgactgaaatgactacctctacaaaaacgtcttgtaacttgtatttctgactataaacttatactttttctgtttagtttcataaatttcagtttattatgaaaccatagcaacttgaatcactcaaaatggatttaaaacgaaaaagttatgggtaaaacaagattggataattttgcttgttgtagctacgtgaaatttgtaacaaatgtatacaaatcataacttaactaacttatattgtattacacatgtattctaacatatattatgcaatcttgggataccatagacatgtatacaatgtttttacatatcatatcgacccatctatataatatatttcggaacaaccatagacactctatatgcagtaatgcttgagttagctatacagggttgaggttgattcaaaaataatatatatactttgagttgtgatctagcctgagacttatataccctgggtcatggattgattcgagataatatatattgatttatttctgtacatctaactgtggacaactagttgtagattactaacgttggactgttaacttaccaaacttaaatcattaaaatgtaataaaaatgttgtgaatatatttcgatcatactttgatatatatgtacatatttattataggttcgtgaatcgaccagtggccaagtcttattttccaacaaagtgaaaatacgtgaaagtgagttatagtcccacttttgaaatctattatttttgggatgagaatacatgcagttttataaatgttttacaaaatagacacaagtgatcgaaattacattctatgttgaattatcgaaccgaatatgcccctttttagcttggtagcctgagaattggtgtttatgataattgccaccaattgacgtgaatcctaaagatagatctatttggcccaacaagcctcatccgagttacggatgctttagtacttcgatttatcatatccgatgtgagtcccagaatgatggggatattctatatgcatcttgttaatatcggttaccaggtgttcaaaatatgaatgatttttatgaagattgcatgttattgaaaaatggaaatggaaatcttgtggtctattattacgatttgataaatatataggctaaacctataactcaccaacatttttgttgacgtttaaagcatgtttattctcaggtgattattaagagcttccgctgttgcatgctaatttatggacaagagttggagtcagcatgcttgtataatattgtttaaaaactgcattcgaagacatatattgttgtgtaatattattgtaaaccattatgtaatggtcgtgtgaaaacactatattttagattatcattatttgataatcgtcgtaatattttaaaggttaaggtttgttttaaaatcgaatgcagtctctgaaaaacgtctcatatagaggtcaaaacctcgcaacaaaatcaattaatatggaacgtttataatcaatatgaatgggacatttcaatcgttatatcataaaacgttttagaaaagtagaatcatatatattcataataggtttcaagtttttaaattacagtctattgatgaagcgtgagataaagtccaaaggttaaataaacgtatgaaatcatcttaatgaaaaatgtcgagttacttaacttgtcgatatccagcatctaagttatttacactccatgttcttacttataaatcactttaccattttccgaatattgtcaaaaagaatagatttcttaaatcacagtggacctcataacatggacccgtaatcatatcacaatgtatctgataaatcaatcatttgatattatcttctaatttcatcgataaacatattgaaacaaatacgttcgtgtaaagtattatacgtttaatactttattaatattctcaagttataatatatatacatatatatacatatctatttatatataacggttcgtgaatcatcggaatttggtcgaggttataatgaatgtatgaacacagttttaaattcttgagatttaacttaacaaactttgcttatcgtgccggaataatataaagataaagtttaaatttggttggaaatttctaggTTGTCACAGAAGTCCAAGGTCTAGAGTTGTTATTGTGATTCCAGCCATTGAAGATGTACGGTGACCGGCCACGTCCTCTTCTGCCTCGACCCCTGCCACCAGAATTTCTACCACCATGACCCCGATAAATAGAATACCCTTGATTGGTGGGTGGTCGATTGTTATATGAGTTGCTGGTGGGATTCGATTGATTCAACTGATGCGTTGTAGTTGCTGCAACAAGTGTCGAATCAGAATTAGGTATGGTAGCTTGCCTCTTTTTTCTTGTTCCTTCCAAAATTAACATCGACCTAGCTTTGTAGAAGGAAGGTAGAGTCTCACGATGAGTAATGATTGATTGTAGACCATCATACGAATAATTGAGACCTGTTACAAGTTGTAAAACAAGTTTGTCATCCCCAATTGTTTGTCCAACATTCGCTAATTGGTCGGCTAATATCTTCAAATCCTGGCAGTAAGCTGATGCATCTGGAAAGTTTTCGATGCGTGTGTTTGTGAATTGATGTTGCAGGTGAACAGCTCTCGAATTTTTATTGTCGTGGAAGATGTTTTTTTAGACGATCCCACGCTTGTTGTGCTGTGGATTCTGGTTTGAAGATAGTACGTAGAAGAACATGAGATATTGTTCCATAAATCCATTGTAACACAATGGCATCGAGACATTCCCAAGTAGCTTTGGAAGTGGGAGAAGGCTGATCAATAGTTTCAGAAGATGCTGAGGAGGACTTTGTAGGTTCAGGGATAATATGATGAAGAACTTCATAAGCCCGACAATGGATTTGGAAGAGACCTGCCCAGAATGAGTATTGGCTTTTCTCCATCTCAAGGGTAATTGGAATAAAATTCTTATATTGTTTATAGTAATCGCAGGATGAATTTTAGAATCTGTCATATTGAATGTCGATTAGGGGATAGAAGAGAAAAGAAAATCATAAGAAAAAGGGGGGAAGGAGAACAGGATCATAGGAATTAACCTAATCAATCTGATACCATGAAAGTGTATGAAATTCTGTCGTACCTACTCATTCTCTCAAATCAAATATATATACGCTTTACATAACTTGGTGACCAAGGCTATGACAAACTATCCATAAATAATACTATACAATTTATAGACTTgattctgataataataataataataataataataataataataataataataataataataataataataataataataataataataataataataataataataataataataataaaaataataataataataataataataggattctgTTTATGTGGAAACTATACGCTAATAGTTTCCTTCTCGGGGTTACTTTGTTcgtgtgtcggaacgagtaatgacggtTTTCTTTTCGGTGGTGGTCATGCGGTGGTTAACGACGGTTTGATCTTGACTATTTAGAAGAAAATGGTTTAATGGTTTTCGTTGGAAGACTTGAAAAGGATATTAACCGACACATGTTAGTAAATGTGTTCGGAAAGGTTGAAATGATCAACGATATCAAGTATTGGTCGTGTTGCCTGTACGCTTTCATCTCATTCCAGTAACATTTGCCAGCTTCAAAGGCATTCAAAGCTCTTAATCGTTTCAGTGTCTTCGGCCATCCGAT
The window above is part of the Rutidosis leptorrhynchoides isolate AG116_Rl617_1_P2 chromosome 1, CSIRO_AGI_Rlap_v1, whole genome shotgun sequence genome. Proteins encoded here:
- the LOC139903183 gene encoding uncharacterized protein: MEKSQYSFWAGLFQIHCRAYEVLHHIIPEPTKSSSASSETIDQPSPTSKATWECLDAIVLQWIYGTISHVLLHASAYCQDLKILADQLANVGQTIGDDKLVLQLVTGLNYSYDGLQSIITHRETLPSFYKARSMLILEGTRKKRQATIPNSDSTLVAATTTHQLNQSNPTSNSYNNRPPTNQGYSIYRGHGGRNSGGRGRGRRGRGRSPYIFNGWNHNNNSRPWTSVTT